The genome window TACAAGCgttacatactgcctccaagaaCATATGCTTTGGAGCTATACCTAGAAAAGCTCTCCCGTTTTTAGCCTTTTTGGTAACAATCTTGGCCAAAGGAGTATTGTCTGGGAGTTGGACTTGTTTTGTGGAATGCTTCCATCAGAGCCAACTCCGCACCGAAATTTTAAAATACACAGGTTTGTATTAGCGCAGAAGCTTTACTCTCTGCATTTTTTTTCCCGTTTTGCTACTCAACGTATAATGACTTTGGAGGTGATTCCACGCAAGGCTTGAGACCATGACGGTTGTTGACAAATCTGATGATAAGGGAACGCGTGTATCCAGCAACTTCAGAGTGAACGCTGGAATTTTGTGTTGGGTTGattcttgtgaaattcatgtACTCCGAGCGGGGTCTAGTTTTTAATTATGTTTAGaaagtgaaagaaaattttataagattctaTCTTTCGAAAGATATGTTCTTCTCGTGTGACATATATCTTATGGTGTAGATTAGGATCTTGCCAGGGTCTTTAGTATGACGGTCgtataaaattttcttccctGAAATATGTTGGGTTTTTGTGAAAAGAGGGGAATGCGACTAGACTGGATTGAAGCTTATCGGCAGTTGGGGCGGAGGCCTGTGCTGCGTGTCCTCTCGCCATGATGCGAAGTCCCTCCAATCCATTGCCTTTTACGCTCTCACGCACGGGCACTGGTCACTCACACTGCCGCGCTCACGCGTGTGCCCGCCTCACTTCGCTTGGCCAGACGCTGCCCACAtccccctttcctctcctcttctcgcCGCCACCTCCTGCTCTATCGGTCTATCCCTCCGCTTCCTCACGGCGTTTCACGACAGCCAAGTCAAAGATCGAGTGACTGTTTGTTGTGGTCGGTAGGTAGTGTGCGAGAGAGATGGGGGCCGTGTCTACCGCGACAATGGCGAGCTCGCTTCTCCTCCGGCCGCGCGCGCTCCCGCCTCCTCATAGCCGCCGGGCTTTGGCAGCTCCGCGGCTTCAAGCAACCACTCAACAGAACCCGGGCCTTTCGGCGAGAAGCGACGGCGAGCGGAGGCGGCCGGCCGAGACGCGACTCTACTCGCTGGCGCCCTACCCTCTCCTGCTCGCCGCGTTGCTGCCTGGAGGTATGCTTGCTATGCCACCGCTGAGCATTAGTACGCCCCAGGTGCTGATGGCTTGCTCTTTTGGTCGTGATTTCGCTTGCTCGTGAACAGCTGAGCCGGTGACCGCCGTGTTCGCGCCGATCGTGGAGCTGGTGAAGACGTGGGACCTCCCCGGCTGGCTCGTGCACTGGGGCCACCCCGGCAACATGGTACGTCTCTTCCCCTGCATTGTTCACAGCTCACTTCCTTCCAGTCCCAGTACACTAGTAGAGGCAATTGTCTATGATTCTATACGACTGTATGCAGAAACAGTATGAAAAATCTCTACCCATTGGGTGATGCAACGTCCGTAAACGAGTGTAAGAGATCAAATTCTGTGTCTAGCAGAGCAACCATGTAGCTGAGCTGACAATGCTGAATTAATTGTTCAGAGCCAATCTGGTCTGGTTGTTTCTGATGCTCTGTAAATTCTCTGCTCTTTCTTTCAGGCTGTGGTGCTCTTTGCAATGGGTGGGTACGGGACATACTTGGGCTTCAGGATCAAACTATCAGATGATCCTGTAAGTAGCATTCACCCATATCCCAGAATCATTTATATGAAAAAATGTATCTTTTCTGCTATGCACTTTACCTTCCACTGAGAATACTAGTAATTTGGGCATGATTCGTACATACAGGAAGAGAAAGCCAAGGCCAAAGACCTCCACCCAAAGCTCCTCGCCGGtatgttcttcttcttcgcccTTGGCGCGACTGGCGGGATCACCGCTCTTCTTACCTCAGACAAATCAATCTTTGAAAGGTACAGCTCTTAGAGCTCAGAAGACCGTTCTTCCATGTGCAAACCTAAGGTTCACCTTCTCAATTTTTCGCAATGGATTCGCAGTCCTCATGCAGTAACTGGAGTCATTGGCCTTGCACTCCTGACCATTCAGTCTATTCTGCCAACATTGTTCGAGGTAACTTGAGAAGATATATCAAATGACCACATCAGTTCAATAGTTTGCATTGGGCATTCAGGTCATAGAAACTACTGATGATTCACATAGATAGCATCAATGACTTGATTTTTCTAATGCCAGGGAAATGCAGGGCTTAGGACTACACATGGTATTCTCGGCAGTGGCATCATGACTCTGTTTCTAATCCATGCAGCACTCGGCCTGCAGCTTGGGCTCAGTTTCTAACTTTTGGCTTGAATATCTGGGGGTTTGCttctttctgatttttttcgGACACTTGAACTCGCTCTCAGTATGATCACAGGAGGCATCCCCGTATAACTCAAAATAATGTAAGAGAAAGCAAATTTATTCTCCTTGTCTTTGTTAGCAACTGCAGTCGATGTTATGATAACATAATATGGTATTGAATTATGATATCCATGTAGAGATAGACACGCATGTCTCTTAACCAAACAAAGAGCAAGAGAAGTATTGTAATCTTAAAAGGTAGAAAACAGTATGCTGATATTAACCAAATGTTAGCACATCGTTCTAAAGAACCAGACGATGGTGTTCTAGTCTGTCAAAGACAGAAAACCTTGTCGCGACTCTCATTGTTTTAACAGTAGCCGATAATGTCGGTATACAGATATGCCATGCATGATGTATACCGATGCAaactccaaaaagaaaaagagtgcTTCTTATTTACGATAGTAAAGCATCAATACATGAAATGTATCATACGGGATTTTTTCCTCAATCCTCAACTTTCGTATACCCATAGCAAGGTATGCCAGTCCCTCCAGTCAGGAGGCATTTGAAGATGAATACCTGTCAGGCTGTCACCAACATAGTGGCAATGCTTGCATGGATTTCTCTAAGGCTGCATTCAACTGCAGAGTAGCTTGTTCCTCCAAGCATATCCAAACAACACAATTATGACCAACAAGCAGAAAGATGAGGCGGCCCCAACAAATGGCCAAAAGGGGCCTACAGCAGTGTTCCCGTCCCCATTGTGAGCCATGTTCATGGCAAAAGACGCAGCtataaattgttggaattgatctcagCCCTATCCCTAAAGTGACCGAGATAAAAGGAGGTCCGTTTTTCCCTCCGTGCGCTCTGATCGGGAGCCCTAACCAACAAATGGTGGTGGTCCCACCTTGTGCTTCGCTATATAAACCAAGAGGGAGTCCCGTAGGACATGTGACTATATTCGCACGTTAGGCTAATCTTCCCCCCTACAAACTCTAATCTGATCCTAAGAGAAGGCAGTAAACAAGGTGAAGGCTGCCGCCGGCGTCACCATTGACAATATTTGCATCTACACCGACACTCTCCGACCTCACCGTCAACCTCTAATGTCATCACCGAACGCAGGTACACATATATGTGCTTCCGTTTTAAGTTGGTGTTTGATTTAGGGTTAATGACCTACTTGATTAAGGTTCACTTATGTATTAACATAAATGTGTTGATGGCTATGCCAAAGGATACAATGATCGGTGTCAGATGGAACCGAATATACCCTCCGACCTGTTAAATTTACGAAAGAAGAATTATCTGCATGATCAGGATAGGAATTACCATAAGGACTCTAGGCCTCTAGCCAAACATCATGTTAGCTTCCATCAGTCCAACGAAACTGCAACCATTTGCCACAAAAATACCAAGGAATACACTAGACTTTCCATTTTCATTAGTTTGCTCCATaataaacaagaataaaaaCCTTCTTGATGAT of Phragmites australis chromosome 3, lpPhrAust1.1, whole genome shotgun sequence contains these proteins:
- the LOC133911542 gene encoding uncharacterized protein LOC133911542, whose product is MGAVSTATMASSLLLRPRALPPPHSRRALAAPRLQATTQQNPGLSARSDGERRRPAETRLYSLAPYPLLLAALLPGAEPVTAVFAPIVELVKTWDLPGWLVHWGHPGNMAVVLFAMGGYGTYLGFRIKLSDDPEEKAKAKDLHPKLLAGMFFFFALGATGGITALLTSDKSIFESPHAVTGVIGLALLTIQSILPTLFEGNAGLRTTHGILGSGIMTLFLIHAALGLQLGLSF